In Kryptolebias marmoratus isolate JLee-2015 linkage group LG20, ASM164957v2, whole genome shotgun sequence, a genomic segment contains:
- the dapk3 gene encoding death-associated protein kinase 3: MAGFRQEDVELYYEMGEELGSGQFAIVRKCKEKSTGVEYAAKFIKKRRLSSSRRGVSREEIEREVNILREIQHSNIITLHDIFENKTDVILILELVSGGELFDFLAEKESLTEEEATQFLKQILDGVHYLHSKRIAHFDLKPENIMLLDKNVPNPRIKLIDFGIAHQIKAGNEFKNIFGTPEFVAPEIVNYEPLGLEADMWSIGVITYILLSGASPFLGETKQETLTNISAVNYDFDEEYFSNTSELAKDFIRRLLVKDPKKRMTIDESLQHPWIKVIKRRNVRQEDRDHKTERRRLKTTRLKEYTIKSHSSMPPNNTYVNFERFSQVLEEIAAAEEGLRELERNQRSCQEDVAALLSIYEEKEGWYKEENQSISADLSHIRQELQRTQAQRRKCQEDARQTMQNANTLKRKFGRLENRYEVLAEQVASEVRWVEELLKSMSAEDGLGSGSMP; encoded by the exons CGGGCAGTTTGCCATCGTCCGTAAGTGCAAGGAGAAGAGCACGGGCGTCGAGTACGCGGCCAAGTTCATCAAGAAGCGGCGGCTGTCGTCCAGCCGGCGGGGGGTGAGCCGCGAGGAGATCGAGCGCGAGGTCAACATCCTGCGGGAGATCCAGCACAGCAACATCATCACGCTGCACGACATCTTTGAGAACAAGACGGACgtgatcctgatcctggagcTGGTGTCCGGTGGGGAGCTGTTCGACTTCCTGGCTGAGAAGGAGTCTCTGACTGAGGAGGAGGCCACGCAGTTTCTCAAGCAGATCCTGGACGGCGTTCACTACCTCCACTCCAAACGCATCGCTCACTTTGACCTGAAG CCCGAGAATATCATGCTGCTGGATAAGAACGTTCCCAACCCCAGGATCAAGCTGATTGATTTTGGCATCGCTCACCAGATCAAAGCAGGAAACGAGTTTAAAAACATCTTCGGAACTCCGGAGTTTGTCG CACCAGAAATAGTCAACTATGAGCCACTTGGCCTGGAGGCAGACATGTG GAGCATCGGCGTGATCACATATATTCT gTTAAGCGGCGCGTCACCGTTCCTGGGCGAAACCAAACAGGAGACTTTGACCAACATTTCTGCTGTCAACTACGACTTTGATGAAGAGTATTTCAGCAACACCAGCGAGCTGGCCAAGGACTTCATACGCCGTCTGTTGGTCAAAGACccaaa GAAGAGAATGACGATTGATGAGAGTCTGCAGCACCCCTGGATTAAG GTGATCAAGAGACGGAACGTCCGGCAGGAGGACCGAGACCACAAGACGGAGCGTCGACGCCTGAAGACCACTCGGCTGAAGGAGTACACCATCAAGTCCCACTCCAGCATGCCTCCCAACAACACCTACGTGAACTTTGAGCGCTTCTCCCAGGTGCTGGAGGAGATCGCAGCGGCCGAGGAGGGCCTGAGGGAGCTGGAGCGGAATCAGCGCTCGTGCCAGGAGGACGTGGCGGCGCTGCTGTCCATATACGAGGAGAAGGAGGGCTGGTACAAGGAGGAGAACCAGAGCATCTCCGCCGACCTGAGCCACATCCGCCAGGAGCTGCAGCGCACGCAGGCCCAGCGCAGGAAATGCCAGGAGGACGCCCGGCAGACCATGCAGAACGCCAACACCCTGAAGCGCAAGTTCGGGCGGCTGGAAAACCGCTACGAGGTTCTGGCTGAGCAGGTGGCCTCTGAGGTCCGCTGGGTGGAGGAGCTGCTCAAGTCCATGTCTGCAGAGGACGGCCTCGGGTCTGGCAGCATGCCCTGA